The Arcobacter porcinus sequence TGTTGCAGGAGTTGCTATGGGAATGGTTGTTGAAAATGACAAATACTCTATTTTAACAGATATTATGGGATTAGAAGATCATGATGGGGATATGGATTTCAAAGTTGCCGGTACAAAAAATGGAATTACAGCTTTACAAATGGATATTAAACTTGGTGGAATAGAGTTATCAATTTTAACAGAAGCATTAAATCAAGCAAAAGAGGGTAGATTACATATTCTAAATATTATGGAAGAAGCTAGTAAAGATATAGTTTCTAGTAAAGCTTTACCAAAATGTGAAGAGTTTGAAATTGATTCTTCTAAAATGATGGTAGTTATTGGGAAAGGTGGTTCTACTATTAAAGAGATTATTGAAAAATATTCGGTAAACATTGACTTAGATAGAGATAATGGAATTGTAAAACTAAGTGGAGAAGATGAAAATAAGATTTCTGACGCTTGTGTATTTATTAAAGATCTAGTTAATAATTCTAACTCTTCTAAACCACAAGTTAAAAATATAGACTTTGAAAAACTATATTCTGTTGATGAAAAAGTAAATGGAAAAGTTGAAAGACTTGTTGACTTTGGTGCTTTTATTCTATTAGAAAAGGGTGGAGAAGGGCTTCTTCATATTTCTAAAATTTCAAAAGATAGAATAGAAAAAGCAAGTGATGTATTAAGTGTAGGACAAGAACTTGAAGTAAAAGTACTAAAAGTACAAAAAGACCGAATAGAATTGGGATTAAATTAATATAAAAATAATATTATATTAATATTTCTTTTGGTACGATAGTAAAATTTTATAAAATGAAGACGATTAAGGGGTTTATATGGCCAAGCTTTTAATAGTGGATGATTCTACAATGTTAAGAGATATGCTAAACTATGCTCTAAATGAGGGCGGATATACGCAAGTAGTAGAAGCAGTAGATGGAATTGATGGTTTAGCAAAAGCACAAAGTACAAATTTTGATTTAATTATAACAGATATTAATATGCCAAATATGGATGGTATAGCTTTAGTTGGAGAACTTAGAAAAATTCCTCAATATGCAAAAACTCCTATCTTAGTTTTAACAACTGAAAGAGGTGATGAGATGAAAGCAAAAGGAAAAGTAGCAGGTGCTACTGGTTGGATTGTAAAGCCATTTGTTCCTGATCAGCTATTAAAAGCTGTTAATATAGTACTAAGTAGATAAGGAGTTAGTATGTCATTTGATATTTCAAAATATAGAGAAATGTTTCTAGAAGAGGCTATTGAACTTTTTGAATCAGCTGATAATGTTCTTTTAGAAGCTGAAAACAATGGTACTTTAACTGATGATGAAATGGGTCAACTTTTTAGAGATGTTCATACTTTAAAAGGTAGTGGAGCATCTGTTGAATTAGCATTTTTTGCAGAGTTCACACATGATGTTGAAAATCTCATGGATAAACTAAGAAGTCATAAAATTGAGTATAAATCAGAAATGGCTGAAACTTTAATTGATGGTCTTGATGTAATGAAAGAGATTTTAGAACTTGAAGTTGCTGAAGAGATGACTAGAGAAAAATTTGTTGAAATGACAAGTGAATTACTTGAAGAGATTAGAGCTTATTCGAATGAGAGTTCAAGTTCTAACTCATCTCAAGATGTAGAGAATCAAATTAAAGAAGAAACTACTACAGTAAATAATTTAAATAAAAACAATAACTCATCAGAAGATAGTAGTAATTTTAAAAAGAAAGCTTTTGGAATATTTAAAGATGAAAATATTAGCTCTGCTTATGAAGGTTTCGGGTTTTTTGATGATGAAATTAATGCAAAGAATAATAGTAAAGCTGATTTCTTTGAAGATGCTCCAAAAATAACTCCTAACTCTGTTATGAAAACAAATGATATAGAAGATAATACAAAAACTAATCAAAATAAAACTATTGAAACTCCTAGAAAGCCAAGAGATAGAAACAAAGAAGATAGTAAAAATGAAAATAAAAAGTCTATTTCAAATAACAATAATAGTATAAGAGTAAATTTAGATAAAATTGACCTTTTAATGACTAATGTTGGAGATTTAGTTATAACAAATGCTATGCTTACACAATTTTCTTCAACAATTGAGGAATCAAAAATAAGAGGTCCTGTTTTAGAAAGATTAGAACTTCTAGAAAGACATATAAGAGATATGCAAGATAGTATTATGAGTATTAGAATGGTTCCAATGGATTCAATTTACTCTAAATTCCCAAAAGTTGTAAGAGATATATCTAAAAAGCTTAATAAAAAAGTTGAGTTTAAACACTTTGGAGATAATGTTGAAATTGATAAAGCTATGATTGAAGGTTTAACTGATCCTTTAATGCATATTATTAGAAACTCATTAGATCACGGTATTGAGATGCCAGAAGATAGATTAAATTCTGGGAAAAGTGATACTGGAGTTATTAGTATTTCAGCAGAACAAGCAAATGGTCAAATGATTATTACTGTTAGTGATGATGGTAAAGGTATTGATAGTGAAAAGGTTGCACAAAAAGCATTAGAAAAAGGGCAAATTGACGAAAATCAATATAATAGTATGTCTCATAATGAAAAAGCTCTTTTAGTATTTGGAGCTGGTGTTTCAACAGCAGATGAAGTTACTGATATTTCTGGTAGAGGTGTTGGTATGGATGTTGTAAGAACAAATATTCACAAGCTTGGTGGTGCTATTAAATTAGATACAGAAATAGGAAGAGGAACTGTTATTACTATTATGCTTCCTTTAACTCTTGCAATTCTTGATGGTCTTGATATAAGAGTAGGTGAATATAAATATATTTTACCTCTTAGCTCTATTGTAGAGTCTCTACAACCAACTGCTGATATGATTAAAAAAATTGGTGATGGAACTCAAGATCTTTTAATGCTAAGAGAAGAGTTTATTCCTGTTGTTAAACTTCATAAATTATTTGGAATTAAAAAGAGTTTTGAAAATTTAGAAGATGGTATGCTAATTGTAGTAAGGTCTGGAAATACAAAAGTTGCATTATCTATTGATGAATTTTTAAATCAACATCAAGTTGTTGTTAAACCATTAGATAAAAACTTTAGAAGTGTACAAGGAATAGGGGCGGCAACAGTAAGAGGAGATGGAAGTATTGGATTAATTCTTGATGTTGTAGGAATTATTGATGCTCAAATAAAAATAGAAAGAAAAATGAATTCTTCAAAGAAGGCATCTTAAAAAGACATGAAGTATTCTACAGAGGATGTTCATAATAGAATAAAAAAACTTCTTTATTTTCTAACAGGTATTACTCTAACAGAAAATAAAGATATCATGATATCAAATAGAATTGATAAACTAAAGAGAAATTGCAATAACTATGGCGATATTATGGAGCTTTTAGACTCTATTGAAAAAGGTGTATATGTTACAGAGTTTATCAATACTTTTACTACAAATAAAACTCATTTTTTTAGAGAAGATTTTCATTTTGAAGATTTAAGAGATAGGGTTTTACCAGATTTCTCATCTTCTAGCATGCCAATATCTGTTTGGTGTTCAGCTGCTTCAACAGGAGAAGAACCATATTCAATAGCAATGACTGTTATAGAAGCTAATAATATGTTAAATTCAAATATAAAAGCGAATATTATTGCAACAGATATAGATACAGGTGTTTTACAATATGCTGCAGATGGAATTTATAGATTTAGTAAAGCTGAAAAAGAGTTTCCAGACTGGATTAAGCCTCAAAAGTATTTTAAAAGAAGAGTTCAGAGTACTTTGACAGGTGAAGAAGTTTTAATAAAAGCAAATGATGAATTAAAAAGAATGATTAGTTTTAGTCAAATGAACTTAAATGATAGTTCATATCCATTTCCTAAAAATAGTTTTGATGTTATTTTTTGTCGAAATGTTCTAATATATTTTTCTGTTGAAGATCAAAATAAAATATTAAAAAAACTTTTTTATCATTTAAAAATAGGAGGAACTTTATATCTAGGTCACTCTGAAAATCCTCAAGATTTGATTCATTATGTACAAAGAGTAGGGCAAAATATATTTATAAAAGAGAAAGACTTATAATGATTATTGTCGGAAGGAAAGATGGAAGAATAGAAAAAACTCCAGCTTCATCAGTTTCACAAAAGATAAAAGGATACAATACTCATACTGTTTTAGGTGGAGAATTTGCAGTTGTACCTGATAGTGAAGATATAGCATTAAAAACTCTTTTGGGCTCTTGTGTAGCTTTAATGTTTTATGATAGAGTTAACAAAATAAAAAGCATGAACCATTTCTTATTACCAACAACAAGTGATAATACAAATGATATGAAATATGGATTATACTCAGTTGAAGCCATGCTGAATGAGATGTTTAAAATGGGCTCTTTAAAATCAAATATATTTGCAAAAATATCTGGTGGTGCAGATATTATGAACTTAAATTTAAAATCATCGATTGGTGAAAGAAATGTTGCATTTGCAAAAGAATTTTGCCAAAAAGAGGGGATTAGAATTATTTCTGAACATACAAGAGGAACAAATGGAAGATTAATTCTTCTTACAAATAACTTTGAAACTTTTATAAAATCTACACAAAAAAGTGAAACAGTTAGTAAAATTGCTTCTAATGAGAAATCATTACAAATTGAGATTTCTAAAGCACCTGTTATTAAAGAGTATTCGGGAGCTATCGAACTTTTTGGTAAAAATAAAGATAAGTTAGATGAAAAAATGGAAATAGAACTTTTTTAAAATATTTTAGGGATAAGAATTAAATGTATACAGTATTAATAATAGATGATTCTGCTTCAATGAGAAGGATATTAAAAGATATCATAAATTCAATTGATGATTTTGAAGTCGTTGATGTTGCAAATGATGCTTATGAAGCAAGAGAAAAGATAAAAGAGTATGAACCTGATTTGGTTACAATAGATATAAATATGCCAAAAATGGACGGAGTTACTTTTTTAAGAAATTTAATGAGACTTCACCCTATGCCAGCAGTTATCGTATCAGGTGAAAGCGTTAGAGGAAATGATATTTTTGATGATGGTGCTGTTGGTTTTATTCCAAAACCAAGCACAGGAGAGAGTATAAAATCTTTTGAAGATAGAATAAAAGATACTTTATTAAACCTTACTTTCTTACTTAAAAGATACTCTATTAAAAAACCAAAAGCACTTAAAAAAGACTATAAACCTTCAATTTCTCCAAGCTATAAAGTTCATCCTGATGAAGTAATACCTTTAAAACCTGCTATTTTTGGTGGTCAAAGAGTAATAGCAATTGGATCATCAACAGGTGGAGTAGAGAGCCTTTTAAGAGTTTTTAGGAAATTACCAAATGATTTACCTCCAATATTGATAACTCAACATATACCTTATGGTTTTTCAAACTCTTTTGCTCAAAGATTAAATGATCACTCAGAAGTTGAAGTTTGCGAAGCAACAGATGGGCAAACTTTAGAATATGGTCATGCTTATTTAGCACCTGGTAATATGCATTTAACTATTGAAAAAGTTGGAAATATTTTAAGAACAAAATTACTAGATTCTAAAAAAGTAAGTCAACATAAACCAAGTGTTGATGTTCTATTTAGATCTGTGAATAATTGTGTTGGTGGTTCTGCAATGGCTGTTATGATGACAGGAATGGGTGATGATGGGACTATTGCTATGAAAGAGCTATTTGATAATGGTGCATATACAATTGCACAAAATGAAGCTAGTTGCGTTGTTTTTGGAATGCCCATGAAAGCAATTGCAGCTGGAGCAGTAAAAGAGATTGTACATTTAGATGAAATTGCTGATTATATAATAGCTTTTTCTAAGGGAAAGCTTAGATAATTTGAATAGAAAAAAAAGTCAAGATACTTAGTTTAATTAGTTTTGGACATTTTATAAATGATTCAATGCAATCTATTATGATTGCTGTTTATCCTATGCTAAAAAATGATTTCTCTCTTACTTTTGCTCAAATTGGTTTAATAACTTTTGTTTATCAACTATCAGCATCAATTTTACAA is a genomic window containing:
- a CDS encoding chemotaxis protein CheD, which produces MIIVGRKDGRIEKTPASSVSQKIKGYNTHTVLGGEFAVVPDSEDIALKTLLGSCVALMFYDRVNKIKSMNHFLLPTTSDNTNDMKYGLYSVEAMLNEMFKMGSLKSNIFAKISGGADIMNLNLKSSIGERNVAFAKEFCQKEGIRIISEHTRGTNGRLILLTNNFETFIKSTQKSETVSKIASNEKSLQIEISKAPVIKEYSGAIELFGKNKDKLDEKMEIELF
- a CDS encoding response regulator — its product is MAKLLIVDDSTMLRDMLNYALNEGGYTQVVEAVDGIDGLAKAQSTNFDLIITDINMPNMDGIALVGELRKIPQYAKTPILVLTTERGDEMKAKGKVAGATGWIVKPFVPDQLLKAVNIVLSR
- a CDS encoding protein-glutamate methylesterase/protein-glutamine glutaminase; translated protein: MYTVLIIDDSASMRRILKDIINSIDDFEVVDVANDAYEAREKIKEYEPDLVTIDINMPKMDGVTFLRNLMRLHPMPAVIVSGESVRGNDIFDDGAVGFIPKPSTGESIKSFEDRIKDTLLNLTFLLKRYSIKKPKALKKDYKPSISPSYKVHPDEVIPLKPAIFGGQRVIAIGSSTGGVESLLRVFRKLPNDLPPILITQHIPYGFSNSFAQRLNDHSEVEVCEATDGQTLEYGHAYLAPGNMHLTIEKVGNILRTKLLDSKKVSQHKPSVDVLFRSVNNCVGGSAMAVMMTGMGDDGTIAMKELFDNGAYTIAQNEASCVVFGMPMKAIAAGAVKEIVHLDEIADYIIAFSKGKLR
- a CDS encoding CheR family methyltransferase gives rise to the protein MKYSTEDVHNRIKKLLYFLTGITLTENKDIMISNRIDKLKRNCNNYGDIMELLDSIEKGVYVTEFINTFTTNKTHFFREDFHFEDLRDRVLPDFSSSSMPISVWCSAASTGEEPYSIAMTVIEANNMLNSNIKANIIATDIDTGVLQYAADGIYRFSKAEKEFPDWIKPQKYFKRRVQSTLTGEEVLIKANDELKRMISFSQMNLNDSSYPFPKNSFDVIFCRNVLIYFSVEDQNKILKKLFYHLKIGGTLYLGHSENPQDLIHYVQRVGQNIFIKEKDL
- a CDS encoding chemotaxis protein CheA, with protein sequence MSFDISKYREMFLEEAIELFESADNVLLEAENNGTLTDDEMGQLFRDVHTLKGSGASVELAFFAEFTHDVENLMDKLRSHKIEYKSEMAETLIDGLDVMKEILELEVAEEMTREKFVEMTSELLEEIRAYSNESSSSNSSQDVENQIKEETTTVNNLNKNNNSSEDSSNFKKKAFGIFKDENISSAYEGFGFFDDEINAKNNSKADFFEDAPKITPNSVMKTNDIEDNTKTNQNKTIETPRKPRDRNKEDSKNENKKSISNNNNSIRVNLDKIDLLMTNVGDLVITNAMLTQFSSTIEESKIRGPVLERLELLERHIRDMQDSIMSIRMVPMDSIYSKFPKVVRDISKKLNKKVEFKHFGDNVEIDKAMIEGLTDPLMHIIRNSLDHGIEMPEDRLNSGKSDTGVISISAEQANGQMIITVSDDGKGIDSEKVAQKALEKGQIDENQYNSMSHNEKALLVFGAGVSTADEVTDISGRGVGMDVVRTNIHKLGGAIKLDTEIGRGTVITIMLPLTLAILDGLDIRVGEYKYILPLSSIVESLQPTADMIKKIGDGTQDLLMLREEFIPVVKLHKLFGIKKSFENLEDGMLIVVRSGNTKVALSIDEFLNQHQVVVKPLDKNFRSVQGIGAATVRGDGSIGLILDVVGIIDAQIKIERKMNSSKKAS